A window of Heptranchias perlo isolate sHepPer1 chromosome 43, sHepPer1.hap1, whole genome shotgun sequence contains these coding sequences:
- the LOC137306498 gene encoding dual specificity protein phosphatase 10-like — protein MPPSPLDERMVVQVLQRPRTLALHLNQAPTVERRLSRSPQTPGVKERILVSSLGLQRVPGLIGTRTESGESAHSHTVDIRVPAGIQKHNLENQRPSFRPPSLVQNKLRVHSSRPPRAKGTFQSSLPRDRAQPRDRSACLPSPVPSCRGVMHPLKCGCRGCWRLVQREEPGATSCLPALRSISCITCDPSVKSIGSTCSFCSSDPIVTYDPRGSKTSCDEDDYNVRTIWPEELAKKMTKSKAHQQSSVVLDCHNLMEMTKSHLQGTRNLGWSDRKGRTRPEQSKLTVFDLLSSRDTKQPFRRIWPQDTTSYEQSASKVISPHSLHLVLNSLNREEEVVGTLQ, from the coding sequence ATGCCTCCTTCCCCTTTAGATGAACGGATGGTGGTCCAAGTGCTGCAAAGGCCCCGGACATTGGCACTGCATCTGAACCAGGCTCCGACTGTGGAGAGGAGGCTGTCCCGCAGCCCACAGACCCCGGGCGTGAAGGAGCGGATTCTGGTTTCCAGCCTCGGGCTTCAGAGGGTTCCAGGACTCATTGGTACCAGGACTGAGAGTGGGGAGTCTGCTCATTCCCACACTGTAGACATCAGGGTGCCTGCAGGAATCCAGAAACACAACTTGGAGAATCAGAGACCGTCCTTCAGACCTCCTTCGCTGGTACAGAACAAGCTGCGTGTCCACTCGTCCAGACCTCCGAGAGCCAAGGGcactttccaaagctctctacctCGTGACCGTGCCCAGCCGCGGGACCGGTCGGCCTGCCTGCCCAGCCCCGTGCCCTCGTGCCGTGGCGTCATGCACCCCCTGAAGTGCGGCTGCCGGGGGTGCTGGAGGCTGGTGCAACGCGAGGAGCCTGGTGCCACCTCCTGCCTCCCTGCCCTCCGCTCCATCAGCTGCATCACCTGTGACCCTTCCGTCAAATCCATCGGCTCCACCTGCAGCTTCTGCAGCAGTGACCCCATCGTGACCTACGACCCCAGGGGGTCCAAAACCAGCTGCGACGAGGACGACTACAACGTCCGCACCATCTGGCCGGAGGAGCTGGCCAAGAAGATGACCAAATCAAAGGCCCACCAGCAATCGTCAGTGGTGCTGGATTGCCACAATTTGATGGAAATGACCAAGAGTCACCTTCAGGGCACCAGGAATCTCGGCTGGTCAGACAGGAAGGGGAGGACTCGTCCGGAGCAGAGTAAACTCACCGTCTTTGATCTCCTCTCCAGCAGGGACACCAAGCAGCCCTTCAGGCGAATCTGGCCCCAAGACACAACCAGCTACGAGCAGAGTGCCAGTAAAGTCATCTCTCCGCACTCCCTGCACCTGGTCCTCAACTCACTCaacagagaggaggaggtggtggggacTTTGCAAG